The Hyperthermus butylicus DSM 5456 genome includes a region encoding these proteins:
- a CDS encoding DUF2139 domain-containing protein, translating to MAGLDCILSKLELPSNSLSPEWGGGGVYGLLYHRGTLYYTLAFEAIAFFHHDDCETRIYRFEHIGKPPRSGGDTYNASVAVDGTIYFGGWVHAPTDVLHTADGRSVISFTNKYSHVHAYDTGERSVKLLWLEGGGDKRQWAGEVTDLLYNPSTDTLLAARGDGHFNLGVYEIDRRRGAARRASGKRVLRGTIYMDYACFTLHHGWGGRPGLHCINLDNYSQTVTVELDPVETYSVDGGGLWGYRSGDIEAAYTKLYAAVKGGIIVFDPFGNEHVFVRMMDFHYNTYGPLRSNILPLAGGLLVAFSAQSHATVRGTDELPEVQQKASQRPVAPSILVYISPPTARIVAALGVRITSMTLMGSKVLIAGNTVPNLERYDATRIDYSRKSIVAFDAGRLLTNPPPPLVIELEGWIVDNKQFAGIPLTGYRYAELEVKTNKTNRITVYTYTLNTPPGNADTDTYTLHPGKTRIDLTTHRSLITSMRLEAPDPKARIRIILEP from the coding sequence GTGGCCGGGCTCGACTGCATCCTCTCGAAGCTCGAGCTGCCATCCAATAGCCTCTCCCCAGAATGGGGAGGCGGTGGGGTCTACGGCCTACTATACCACCGAGGCACCCTCTACTACACCCTAGCGTTTGAAGCTATAGCATTCTTCCACCACGACGACTGCGAGACAAGAATATACCGTTTCGAGCACATTGGCAAGCCGCCACGCTCCGGCGGCGACACCTACAACGCCTCCGTGGCAGTGGATGGCACCATATACTTCGGGGGCTGGGTTCACGCACCAACCGACGTACTCCACACCGCCGATGGCAGGTCGGTAATAAGCTTCACAAACAAGTATAGCCATGTACACGCCTACGATACAGGAGAGAGAAGCGTAAAACTCCTATGGCTCGAGGGCGGTGGCGATAAACGCCAGTGGGCCGGAGAGGTTACAGACCTACTCTATAACCCAAGCACTGACACCCTCCTAGCAGCCCGCGGAGACGGACACTTCAACCTTGGAGTCTACGAGATCGATCGGCGGAGGGGCGCTGCACGGAGAGCATCAGGGAAGCGCGTGCTAAGAGGCACAATATACATGGACTATGCTTGCTTCACACTACACCACGGCTGGGGCGGTAGGCCTGGACTACACTGCATAAACCTTGACAACTACAGCCAAACGGTAACGGTAGAGCTGGATCCCGTTGAAACCTATAGCGTTGATGGCGGCGGGCTCTGGGGCTACCGGAGCGGCGACATAGAAGCAGCCTACACAAAGCTCTACGCCGCAGTTAAGGGCGGAATCATAGTCTTCGACCCCTTCGGCAACGAACACGTATTCGTTAGGATGATGGACTTCCACTATAATACCTACGGGCCCTTGAGAAGCAACATTCTACCACTCGCCGGCGGGCTACTAGTGGCATTTAGTGCCCAGAGCCACGCCACAGTGAGGGGCACCGATGAGCTGCCAGAGGTGCAGCAGAAAGCATCCCAGAGGCCGGTAGCCCCCTCAATACTCGTCTACATATCCCCACCCACAGCAAGGATAGTGGCCGCGTTGGGAGTAAGGATCACCAGTATGACGCTGATGGGTTCAAAAGTGCTCATAGCAGGCAATACCGTGCCAAACCTAGAGCGCTACGATGCAACCAGAATAGACTACAGCCGCAAAAGCATAGTTGCATTCGACGCTGGCAGGCTTCTCACGAACCCACCTCCACCCCTAGTAATCGAGCTAGAGGGCTGGATTGTCGACAACAAACAGTTTGCAGGCATACCGCTAACAGGTTACCGTTACGCAGAACTCGAAGTAAAAACCAACAAGACAAACAGGATAACGGTCTACACCTACACCCTCAACACGCCACCAGGCAATGCCGATACGGACACCTACACACTACACCCAGGCAAGACAAGGATAGACCTAACGACACACCGCAGCCTCATAACCTCAATGAGGCTGGAAGCCCCCGACCCGAAGGCAAGGATAAGAATAATCCTAGAACCCTAG
- a CDS encoding NAD(P)/FAD-dependent oxidoreductase has translation MPLPQRIVTERPPREADIAIIGGGVAGLALAYYLARIGYPGRVVVLEQHSIFYGSTTRNAGRFRVHFFSRENTVFARESARRILEIPRVTGVNPVIARRGYLWLVQREDSLEKLRKVNREIWEPLGVPVRFLEIGEVAERHPYINLEGFVAGVFGPQNGSLHHDYMSMALASYAARHGVAIVEGARVERILVNGSRVAGVHVEGFGSIRAGTVVVAAGSWSRRLLQTAGVDLPLDPVRKSLLVTEPYRYTIGPLVIVFEEGSYIGQTLKGEVIATGKTRDPKTLDFGGVSLEWLRATARLLARLLKGGSCLRILRAWSGTYNVTPDHSHVLGRGSEWPEGLYVDTGYSGHGLMMAPYAGELLAKLIAEDKEHPHMKPYNPDRFREGRLIPEGLVLG, from the coding sequence GTGCCGCTCCCCCAGCGCATAGTGACGGAGAGGCCACCACGGGAGGCAGATATAGCTATTATTGGGGGTGGCGTTGCAGGCTTAGCCCTAGCCTACTACCTTGCAAGAATAGGGTATCCTGGCAGGGTTGTGGTTCTCGAGCAGCACAGCATTTTCTATGGCTCCACGACAAGAAACGCTGGGAGGTTCCGTGTACACTTCTTCTCCCGGGAGAACACTGTATTCGCCAGGGAGTCCGCCAGGAGGATACTCGAAATACCCAGGGTAACGGGTGTAAACCCTGTTATAGCTCGGCGGGGCTACCTCTGGCTCGTACAACGTGAGGATAGCTTGGAGAAGCTCCGTAAAGTCAATAGGGAGATATGGGAGCCTCTCGGCGTGCCAGTAAGGTTTCTCGAAATTGGGGAGGTTGCTGAGCGGCACCCCTACATAAACCTTGAAGGCTTCGTGGCTGGAGTCTTTGGTCCCCAGAATGGGAGCTTACACCACGACTACATGTCCATGGCTCTTGCCTCCTATGCTGCAAGACACGGCGTAGCCATTGTTGAGGGTGCTAGGGTTGAGCGGATACTCGTTAACGGCAGCAGAGTCGCTGGGGTCCATGTAGAGGGCTTCGGGAGCATCCGGGCTGGAACAGTGGTTGTTGCTGCTGGGTCTTGGAGCCGCCGTCTCCTCCAGACAGCTGGCGTTGATCTCCCCCTGGATCCTGTCCGTAAAAGCCTCCTGGTGACGGAGCCCTACCGCTACACCATAGGCCCCCTAGTGATAGTATTCGAGGAGGGCTCATACATTGGGCAGACGCTGAAGGGCGAGGTAATAGCAACCGGGAAGACCAGGGATCCGAAGACGCTAGACTTTGGCGGTGTATCCCTCGAATGGCTCCGAGCCACTGCTCGGCTGCTAGCGAGGCTTCTGAAGGGTGGTTCGTGCCTCCGCATCCTCCGGGCTTGGAGCGGCACCTATAACGTAACCCCCGACCACAGCCACGTGCTTGGCAGGGGCTCTGAGTGGCCGGAGGGCCTCTACGTTGACACGGGCTACAGCGGTCACGGCCTAATGATGGCACCCTATGCCGGCGAGCTTCTCGCAAAACTCATCGCCGAAGACAAGGAGCATCCACACATGAAGCCCTACAACCCGGACAGGTTTAGGGAGGGCCGCCTCATACCGGAGGGCCTAGTCCTAGGCTAG
- a CDS encoding FAD-dependent oxidoreductase, with the protein MELYPSQPLTSRFIEAFAPGLLSPAGLHGKLRAKMYSVVVAAAGRLAGYEPLPSVEAPCSTASRSIVDVSDRVLVIGAGVAGLAAAAKSAEYGVKVVLAEATSVLGGFVRLLGGEASEAARRLVKAVERSGRVKILTGASYIGLYDEGHAVVASDSILLARRGIPVVYAAGSEAPPPLAIGNDLPGVVSASYLLELVEAGYRPRSIAVIGAGPWAMEVAEALAEKVEKVYVVARREQLVRDAPGRVEVVEAGEVVFQGRGRLDEVPVDGRHLRVEAAASAVSEYPNALAAYAAGYRATYCSSVGTIVPEPVRPEPGWLEDRSWLIPAGSAAGDYELEAALAGGELAGAIAAWRLGRASEEDVKAAYQAYRRVSRIAGCSPDSTDVATRPPVLLSSSVKGLQFVDLDEDIVLGDVIEAWERGYHGMELLKRATGLGTGLEQGRFSAVTAALILSHLYRVPVNSIGVFRARPPLSLPQVSLLA; encoded by the coding sequence GTGGAGCTTTACCCCTCGCAGCCGCTAACCAGCAGGTTTATCGAGGCTTTTGCGCCGGGCCTACTATCCCCCGCAGGCCTCCATGGAAAGCTGAGAGCGAAGATGTACAGTGTGGTCGTGGCTGCTGCTGGAAGACTCGCTGGCTACGAGCCCCTGCCCAGCGTAGAGGCTCCCTGCAGCACTGCTAGCCGCAGCATAGTAGATGTCTCTGATCGCGTGCTGGTTATTGGGGCTGGTGTTGCCGGGCTAGCAGCGGCAGCCAAGTCAGCCGAGTATGGCGTCAAGGTGGTTCTAGCCGAGGCCACAAGTGTTCTCGGCGGGTTTGTCCGCCTACTCGGCGGTGAGGCTAGCGAGGCTGCTAGGAGGCTCGTCAAGGCCGTGGAGAGGAGTGGGAGGGTGAAAATACTCACGGGCGCCAGCTACATAGGCCTCTACGACGAGGGCCATGCTGTTGTAGCTAGCGACTCAATTCTCCTCGCTAGGAGGGGCATCCCGGTAGTCTACGCTGCTGGGTCCGAGGCTCCCCCACCCCTCGCCATTGGCAATGATTTGCCCGGCGTGGTCTCTGCCTCCTACCTGTTAGAACTCGTTGAGGCTGGCTACCGGCCGCGCAGCATAGCCGTCATAGGTGCTGGGCCGTGGGCCATGGAGGTTGCCGAGGCTCTCGCTGAGAAGGTGGAGAAAGTGTACGTTGTGGCCCGCCGTGAGCAGTTAGTGCGGGACGCGCCGGGGCGTGTCGAGGTTGTTGAGGCCGGGGAGGTCGTGTTCCAGGGCCGTGGCAGGCTAGATGAGGTACCAGTTGATGGTAGACATCTGCGGGTCGAAGCTGCAGCCTCAGCGGTGTCCGAGTATCCTAATGCGCTTGCAGCCTACGCCGCGGGGTACCGTGCAACCTACTGCAGCAGCGTTGGCACCATCGTGCCGGAACCTGTCCGGCCCGAGCCGGGCTGGTTGGAAGATAGATCGTGGCTCATCCCTGCAGGCAGCGCAGCTGGAGACTATGAGCTAGAGGCTGCGCTGGCTGGTGGCGAGCTTGCAGGAGCCATTGCCGCGTGGAGGCTCGGCAGGGCAAGCGAGGAGGATGTGAAAGCAGCCTACCAAGCCTATAGGAGGGTGTCGCGCATCGCTGGCTGCAGCCCCGACAGCACCGACGTGGCTACTAGGCCGCCGGTCCTACTGTCAAGCAGCGTCAAGGGACTACAATTTGTGGATCTCGACGAGGATATCGTGCTTGGAGACGTCATTGAGGCCTGGGAGAGGGGTTACCATGGGATGGAGCTGTTGAAGAGAGCTACTGGGCTCGGCACCGGGCTGGAGCAGGGGCGATTCAGCGCCGTCACGGCTGCACTCATCCTCTCGCACCTATACCGGGTACCCGTCAACAGTATCGGTGTTTTCCGCGCAAGGCCCCCACTATCCCTGCCCCAGGTATCACTACTCGCATAG
- a CDS encoding transcription elongation factor, with the protein MCVKSGVLCPRCQSLIDTGAVEEREVDIMKVLIELEESEGVQLLKKATYYKTYFIDNDMVIIVMDLGVGTSVPIFTRYARQVEQKLREKLGTRVKIIPKASDVRGLATHLLYPARVLGVNTLWLPDGSIEYVVRIPRRDEERLGKAKELYERILTELLGKRTRIKSGY; encoded by the coding sequence GTGTGTGTCAAGAGCGGCGTGTTGTGTCCCCGCTGCCAGAGCCTTATCGACACGGGTGCTGTTGAAGAGCGAGAAGTAGACATTATGAAGGTGCTAATAGAGCTCGAGGAGAGTGAGGGTGTACAGCTACTAAAGAAGGCAACATACTACAAAACGTATTTCATAGACAACGACATGGTGATAATAGTAATGGATCTCGGCGTCGGCACCAGCGTCCCGATATTCACCAGGTATGCCAGGCAGGTAGAGCAGAAGCTAAGAGAGAAGCTTGGCACCCGCGTAAAGATAATACCGAAGGCGAGCGATGTACGTGGCCTAGCAACACACCTCCTCTACCCTGCAAGGGTGCTAGGAGTAAACACACTATGGCTGCCAGATGGCAGCATAGAGTACGTCGTAAGGATACCCCGCCGCGACGAGGAAAGGCTCGGCAAGGCAAAGGAGCTCTATGAGCGTATACTAACAGAGCTTCTCGGGAAGAGAACGAGGATAAAGTCCGGCTACTAG
- the truD gene encoding tRNA pseudouridine(13) synthase TruD — MYPASSILDLHVGIWYRVLDSEPVACIAAPRERSFIVVEDHGLELGGTGRFCVYIVGKRSLSTHEALRLLARALGVKASLLKALGLKDTEATTVQAVCTPCPQEPPRYIVLDNLWARLAGRLEACPRPGRLRGNRFTIVLETGDTGGLLGALDVLRGRRLPAYYGYQRFGTRRPNTHTVGILLLRGEVDAALYEAVAAAYPDESSVITRCRLSMWRDGGCPRGMYEAWMAESAGDPLEAIRRIPRSIMEVFIGAVQAYIFNLYLSLRTRYGYDLGEKLRGERQEDSGRPLALVPGIGYRIGVDGEARKLLMEAIELAGLTPRGARRAAKLCATAKAILEASLHGSTRAESAGPQQQPHSRIILAREGHVCNYTVKGACKSP; from the coding sequence GTGTATCCTGCCTCGAGTATTCTTGATCTACACGTCGGGATATGGTACCGTGTGCTTGACTCCGAGCCTGTGGCATGCATAGCGGCGCCCCGGGAGAGGAGCTTCATAGTGGTTGAGGATCACGGCCTGGAGCTGGGAGGCACTGGGCGCTTCTGCGTCTACATCGTTGGCAAGAGGAGCCTATCTACCCATGAGGCTCTGCGCCTCCTAGCCCGCGCCCTCGGCGTCAAAGCATCCCTCCTGAAGGCTCTAGGGCTCAAGGACACTGAAGCTACCACTGTGCAAGCTGTATGTACGCCGTGCCCCCAGGAGCCGCCACGCTACATCGTCCTCGACAATCTGTGGGCTCGTCTCGCCGGCCGCCTCGAGGCGTGTCCGCGGCCGGGAAGGCTCCGGGGTAACAGGTTCACAATAGTGCTCGAAACCGGTGATACCGGGGGGCTTCTCGGGGCCCTGGATGTGCTTCGGGGTAGGAGGCTCCCAGCATACTATGGTTATCAGAGGTTTGGGACGAGACGCCCGAACACGCATACAGTCGGCATACTATTGTTGAGGGGCGAGGTTGACGCGGCACTCTACGAGGCTGTAGCCGCCGCGTACCCGGACGAGTCTAGCGTCATCACACGGTGCAGACTCTCCATGTGGAGGGATGGGGGTTGCCCACGGGGAATGTATGAGGCGTGGATGGCCGAGTCGGCTGGGGACCCCCTGGAGGCTATTCGCCGCATACCACGCAGCATAATGGAGGTTTTCATCGGGGCTGTACAAGCATACATCTTCAACCTCTACCTCTCGCTCCGAACACGCTACGGCTATGACCTAGGCGAGAAGCTCCGCGGCGAACGGCAAGAGGACAGTGGGAGGCCCCTAGCACTAGTACCAGGCATAGGCTACAGAATCGGCGTAGACGGCGAGGCCAGGAAGCTGCTAATGGAGGCCATCGAACTTGCCGGCCTAACGCCCAGGGGAGCTCGCAGAGCCGCCAAGCTATGTGCCACGGCTAAAGCCATACTGGAGGCCAGTCTACACGGTAGCACGCGAGCTGAAAGCGCAGGTCCTCAGCAGCAACCGCACAGCCGTATCATTCTGGCTCGAGAGGGGCATGTATGCAACTATACTGTTAAGGGAGCTTGTAAAAGTCCCTGA
- a CDS encoding type II toxin-antitoxin system VapC family toxin, producing the protein MARSEKAKKVIIDTYTLLAMAYGELSSTAASLLEQVRERRVVGIIPVTVAYEYLVHWHRGRIPVLKTVDEVVTFLTSYFKVERVEFADWVKAAEIKSKGDQFLRNSSNPLLRQRRLSIVDSTVIALALRLNIPILTGDKDLAYVAEKFGVPTLW; encoded by the coding sequence ATGGCTAGAAGCGAGAAAGCCAAGAAGGTGATTATCGATACATACACATTGCTAGCAATGGCTTACGGTGAGTTGAGCAGTACGGCTGCCAGTCTCCTAGAACAGGTTAGGGAGAGACGCGTTGTCGGTATCATACCTGTAACAGTGGCTTACGAGTACTTGGTTCACTGGCACCGGGGCAGAATACCAGTCCTTAAAACTGTAGACGAAGTGGTAACATTCCTAACATCATACTTTAAGGTGGAGAGAGTAGAGTTTGCCGACTGGGTGAAAGCAGCTGAAATTAAGAGTAAGGGTGATCAGTTCCTCCGGAACTCCAGCAACCCTCTGCTGAGACAGAGGAGACTAAGCATTGTGGACTCCACAGTGATAGCGCTAGCGCTCCGCCTCAACATACCCATACTTACCGGCGACAAGGACCTAGCCTATGTGGCGGAAAAGTTTGGAGTACCAACACTCTGGTAG
- a CDS encoding AbrB/MazE/SpoVT family DNA-binding domain-containing protein: protein MCLTVRVGRKGVIVLPKSVREQLHIEEGTLLQVCVRDGEVVLKPLDLWERVWSCCKGSAEEAERELDEEEEAWLEARKPRR, encoded by the coding sequence TTGTGTTTAACTGTACGAGTGGGCAGGAAGGGTGTTATTGTTTTACCGAAGAGTGTGAGAGAGCAGTTGCACATAGAGGAAGGTACACTGCTGCAAGTGTGCGTGAGGGATGGCGAGGTAGTACTCAAGCCGCTTGATCTATGGGAAAGGGTTTGGAGCTGCTGCAAGGGCTCTGCGGAGGAGGCCGAGAGGGAGCTTGACGAGGAGGAAGAGGCATGGCTAGAAGCGAGAAAGCCAAGAAGGTGA
- a CDS encoding radical SAM protein: MHVGYGRLSAAESRPIEIKPLFHYWPNSTALTFSGWGCNFYCPWCQNYPLSFRHPRPDDPVVEPEVLVREALRAGDEGLCASFNEPATLFDYLVEVFSLGRRYGLYATIVTNAYFTLKAVDVLVSEAGVDGWSIDIKGCPGMKGKGILPAIDHSVVFRNARRIIDLGGHVEMVHLVVTGANDDPECFEWIIDQHISNLGHQVPLHINRYYPAHRWHKPPTPIGKLLEWREKARRAGIEFVYVGNVGDPELESTRCPRCGKLLIRREGYRVTYYNLDCSNGRCRCPRCGYPIPLRGTYIAGKSIPSR, translated from the coding sequence GTGCACGTGGGGTATGGGAGACTTAGCGCCGCCGAGAGCAGGCCCATCGAGATCAAGCCGTTGTTCCACTACTGGCCGAACAGTACGGCGCTAACGTTCTCTGGGTGGGGCTGCAACTTCTACTGCCCATGGTGCCAGAACTATCCCCTCAGCTTCCGCCACCCACGCCCCGACGACCCGGTCGTGGAGCCCGAGGTGCTCGTGAGGGAGGCCCTGCGAGCCGGCGATGAGGGTCTATGCGCGAGCTTCAATGAGCCAGCTACGCTCTTCGACTATCTCGTCGAGGTGTTCAGCCTGGGCCGCCGCTACGGCCTCTACGCGACAATTGTCACCAACGCATACTTCACCCTGAAGGCTGTAGACGTGCTGGTCTCCGAGGCGGGGGTTGACGGGTGGAGCATAGACATCAAGGGCTGCCCGGGGATGAAGGGGAAGGGGATACTCCCCGCGATAGACCATAGCGTGGTGTTCCGGAATGCGAGGAGGATAATAGACCTCGGCGGCCACGTAGAAATGGTCCACCTAGTGGTGACAGGGGCAAACGACGACCCAGAATGCTTTGAGTGGATAATAGACCAGCACATATCAAACCTTGGCCACCAGGTACCACTCCACATCAACCGGTACTACCCAGCCCACCGCTGGCACAAGCCGCCAACACCCATAGGGAAGCTGCTAGAGTGGAGGGAGAAGGCTAGGAGGGCCGGCATAGAGTTCGTATACGTTGGCAACGTGGGCGACCCGGAGCTAGAGTCTACCCGGTGCCCAAGGTGCGGCAAGCTGCTCATAAGAAGGGAGGGGTACCGCGTCACGTACTACAACCTAGACTGCAGCAATGGTAGGTGCCGCTGTCCACGTTGTGGATACCCTATACCACTACGTGGCACATACATAGCAGGAAAATCAATACCGAGCCGCTGA
- a CDS encoding protein-L-isoaspartate O-methyltransferase — MAPWTRDEEWFREARRRLVERLVREGYIRSEHVKRAMLRVPRELFVPDELRHLAYEDTPLPIGHGQTISAPHMVAMMTEYADLKPGMKVLEVGAGSGYHAAVMAEVVAPSDEPREHWGHVYTIERIPELAEFARRNLERAGYADRVTVIVGDGSRGYPEKAPYDRIIVTAAAPDIPGPLIDQLKPGGKMVIPIGDRYLQHLYVVVKTRDGKIESRPVTPCLFVPLVGEYGWREYEADTTLA, encoded by the coding sequence TTGGCTCCATGGACTAGGGATGAGGAGTGGTTTAGAGAGGCTCGCCGCCGACTTGTAGAGAGGCTTGTCAGGGAGGGATACATAAGGTCGGAGCATGTGAAGAGGGCCATGCTTAGAGTGCCACGGGAGCTATTTGTGCCGGACGAGCTTCGCCACTTGGCCTACGAGGATACCCCGCTACCAATAGGGCATGGGCAGACGATCAGTGCTCCCCACATGGTTGCAATGATGACAGAATATGCGGACCTAAAACCAGGTATGAAGGTTTTAGAGGTTGGCGCAGGCTCGGGCTACCATGCAGCAGTAATGGCGGAGGTTGTAGCGCCTAGCGATGAGCCTCGAGAGCATTGGGGCCACGTATACACGATTGAGCGTATACCGGAGCTAGCAGAGTTCGCCCGGAGAAACCTGGAGCGGGCAGGATATGCTGACCGCGTCACAGTCATAGTAGGCGATGGCTCGAGGGGCTACCCGGAGAAGGCTCCCTACGACAGGATAATAGTGACAGCAGCGGCACCCGACATCCCCGGCCCACTCATAGACCAGCTCAAGCCGGGAGGCAAAATGGTGATACCAATAGGCGACCGCTACCTCCAACACCTCTACGTGGTGGTGAAGACCAGGGACGGTAAGATAGAATCCAGACCGGTTACACCCTGCCTCTTCGTCCCACTAGTCGGGGAGTACGGCTGGAGAGAGTACGAAGCCGACACTACTCTAGCCTAG
- a CDS encoding ATPase domain-containing protein, translated as MNCCDKASDPNSFVWGVRALDKMLVGSLRPGTTVLIAGNPGAGKTILAASICYVNAFRGVPCLYVSLQESREKFLWYMARLGMNFSELEEKGLFEYRDVPLIVDRAAVGHVLEDIISAVTSHGHRVIVIDSFTPIGLLVGGTVEAREVLQNFFYNLARLTKGLVVIVAEVPYGSEKIELGGIEFVADIVIMLKQKVENGFITRLMEVRKIRGAPITTAEIPFTIVEGKGLVACPPPMIEDIPAPRREVKLQLPCTALEEAIGPLYPGHHVTVFYPPDGRARYLLVPLLAGFILSNKLRTLIISYERSPEEIMDGLVEQLGELAGDAKERLEELVRVTSFNPASMSLEELYARELQEIEEYQPLLLVFDRSDIPYLVHGTRDEHRYYMYLRNELLMFRSKGMTTIRVLALIDEKMYRLNTSMADIVLRLTYRRSGEQHRPRLYVWRNGRNPKVLGPAALEHCRSEVQSVIGGLLGSRVG; from the coding sequence ATGAATTGTTGCGATAAAGCCTCGGACCCCAACTCTTTTGTATGGGGTGTCCGTGCACTCGACAAGATGCTTGTTGGTAGTCTTAGGCCGGGCACTACAGTCCTTATAGCGGGGAATCCCGGTGCGGGCAAAACTATTCTAGCGGCATCAATATGTTACGTTAACGCGTTCCGCGGAGTTCCATGTCTCTACGTCTCGCTGCAGGAGTCTAGGGAGAAGTTTCTATGGTACATGGCTAGGCTCGGTATGAACTTTTCCGAGTTGGAGGAGAAGGGGCTCTTTGAATACCGTGATGTACCCCTTATTGTTGACCGTGCTGCTGTTGGACACGTGCTCGAGGACATAATTAGTGCTGTAACAAGCCATGGCCATAGGGTGATAGTAATTGATAGTTTTACCCCCATTGGCCTACTGGTTGGCGGTACCGTCGAGGCTCGGGAGGTGCTACAGAACTTCTTCTACAACCTCGCTAGGCTAACCAAGGGCCTAGTAGTTATCGTTGCAGAGGTGCCCTACGGCTCCGAGAAAATAGAGCTTGGCGGGATAGAGTTTGTAGCAGATATAGTCATCATGCTCAAGCAGAAGGTGGAAAACGGTTTCATAACAAGGCTCATGGAGGTGAGGAAGATCCGCGGGGCGCCAATAACAACAGCAGAGATACCATTCACCATAGTGGAGGGCAAGGGGCTAGTTGCATGCCCCCCGCCAATGATTGAGGATATACCCGCGCCGAGGAGGGAGGTGAAGCTCCAGCTACCCTGCACAGCTCTCGAGGAGGCTATAGGCCCCCTATACCCAGGCCACCACGTAACAGTGTTCTACCCCCCAGATGGCAGGGCTCGGTACCTCCTAGTACCACTACTTGCTGGCTTCATACTCTCCAACAAGCTGAGAACACTGATTATAAGCTATGAGAGGAGCCCCGAGGAGATCATGGATGGTCTCGTCGAGCAGCTTGGCGAGCTAGCTGGAGATGCTAAGGAGAGGCTAGAGGAGCTTGTCCGCGTAACCTCCTTCAACCCGGCCTCGATGTCCCTAGAGGAGCTCTATGCTAGGGAGCTACAAGAAATAGAGGAGTACCAGCCCTTGCTACTCGTCTTTGACCGCTCCGACATACCATACCTGGTACACGGTACTAGGGACGAGCACCGCTACTACATGTACCTGCGCAACGAGCTGCTAATGTTTCGCTCCAAGGGAATGACGACGATAAGGGTGCTAGCACTTATCGACGAGAAGATGTACCGGCTAAACACGAGCATGGCCGACATAGTGTTAAGGCTCACCTACCGCAGGAGCGGAGAGCAGCACCGCCCGAGGCTCTATGTGTGGCGTAATGGCCGCAACCCCAAGGTGTTGGGGCCAGCAGCCCTCGAGCACTGTAGGAGCGAGGTACAATCAGTGATAGGGGGTCTACTTGGCTCTAGAGTAGGCTAG